The Dictyoglomus sp. NZ13-RE01 sequence GCCTTTTCATTTATCCAGAAGTTTCTTATTCTGTCTTTTAAAGTCAATTTACTTTTTACTGCCATATTAAACCTCTCTCATATAAATTTTGGCAGGCCCGGCAGGGCTCGAACCTGCAACCCCCGGATTTGGAGTCCGGTGCTCTCCCTATTAGAGCTACGGGCCTACCTCACCTCACGATGAATAGTATGTTTTCTACATTTTGGGCAATATTTTCGTAGTTCTAATCTATCGGGATCATTCTTCTTATTCTTTTCAGTTATATAATTCCTATTTTTACATTCAGAGCATGCTAAAGTTA is a genomic window containing:
- the rpmG gene encoding 50S ribosomal protein L33, producing MRVQVTLACSECKNRNYITEKNKKNDPDRLELRKYCPKCRKHTIHREVR